In one window of Oreochromis niloticus isolate F11D_XX unplaced genomic scaffold, O_niloticus_UMD_NMBU tig00000734_pilon, whole genome shotgun sequence DNA:
- the LOC109199182 gene encoding uncharacterized protein LOC109199182, with the protein MSADESESVHELRSSPVLHSRSVDALRTVAAPAHHTVSGALTIDLPPVFKGDGTESFTSWSRRFEVAVQATTPPEVDLATVMSSVLPTRLADAAFLYWDSLPSSTQKDYDLVRDKLKEVFGPKYSLPFFQTHVNARPRKPGEKFRRFVAGLDPTLQSKIHEMGAEDLDGALRIASRCERARAALQLTAAGSSPIPSSEQVAMIRPQPTDAKLLQAVEELTLTVTSLKHEVQQLREKQSYLAQRLDSSRDRSSSSNVQYSTRSASPSPYHAGQHPRDYCSPERRYHRDPESHRERPSSPVPQRFNEWDKCERHDQRTFQSQRPSQYSRYDYPDSNRYRRSPSPAPRRVRDAGSYSRPSVRFQSPERPAHFTSGPQGNFH; encoded by the exons ATGTCGGCTGACGAGAGTGAATCTGTGCACGAGCTGCGCTCTTCTCCTGTGCTGCATTCGAGGTCGGTGGATGCATTACGGACTGTTGCTGCTCCCGCCCACCATACCGTCTCCGGTGCCCTGACAATAGATCTTCCACCTGTTTTTAAAGGAGATGGGACTGAATCTTTTACAAGTTGGTCTCGTCGCTTTGAAGTGGCGGTGCAAGCTACGACTCCACCTGAGGTAGATTTGGCAACTGTGATGTCCTCTGTTCTGCCCACTCGTCTAGCAGATGCTGCATTTTTGTACTGGGACAGTTTGCCTTCATCAACCCAGAAAGACTATGATCTAGTGAGGGATAAGCTGAAAGAGGTTTTCGGTCCAAAATATTCTCTGCCGTTCTTCCAGACACATGTGAATGCTCGCCCCCGGAAACCAG GGGAAAAATTTCGCCGTTTTGTTGCTGGGTTGGACCCCACCTTGCAATCTAAGATTCATGAGATGGGTGCAGAGGATCTCGACGGAGCCCTGCGCATTGCCAGTCGTTGTGAGAGAGCACGGGCAGCATTGCAACTTACAGCTGCAGGATCCTCTCCTATTCCGTCTTCGGAACAGGTTGCTATGATACGTCCTCAGCCTACTGATGCTAAACTCCTTCAAGCGGTTGAGGAGCTCACGCTTACTGTAACTAGCCTGAAACATGAAGTACAGCAGTTACGGGAGAAACAGAGTTACCTTGCCCAACGTTTGGACTCCAGTCGTGATAGATCCTCCTCTTCCAATGTTCAGTACAGCACCCGCAGTGCATCCCCGTCGCCTTATCATGCCGGACAACATCCCAGAGACTATTGCTCGCCTGAGAGGCGTTATCATCGTGATCCAGAGTCTCACCGTGAACGTCCTTCTTCCCCTGTTCCCCAGAGGTTCAATGAGTGGGACAAATGTGAGAGACACGATCAACGCACATTCCAATCCCAACGGCCCTCCCAGTATTCCAGGTACGATTACCCTGACAGTAACAGATACCGACGCAGTCCCAGTCCTGCTCCACGTAGAGTTAGAGATGCAGGGTCCTACAGTAGGCCCAGTGTTCGTTTCCAGTCCCCGGAAAGGCCTGCACATTTCACCTCCGGCCCACAGGGAAACTTTCATTAG